A stretch of DNA from Pseudonocardia hierapolitana:
GATGACCTCCACAGGCCCTCCGCGGCGCTGGCACAGGCCTACGCCCTCGGTGACGAAGACGGTCTGGCCGAGCGGGTGGCGGTGCCAATGGGTGCGGGCGCCGGGCATGAAGTGCACCAGGTTGGCGGTGACGCGAGAAGGCGGCGGTGCTGCAGCCACAGCGTCGATGTAGACGTCTCCGGTGAACCAGTCAGCGGCACCCTTGGCGGTGTCCACGGAGCTGCGCGTGATCTGCACGAGGGTTCCTTCTAGTCGTCGTTCTGCGTGATGCTCTCGGGGGTCGTGGCTGTCTCGGCCGGCGCGGCCCACGACGCGAGGAGACCGAGCCGCTCGGCGGACGGGCATCCGGGTTCGGCTGTGTAGACGAGGAGCACGAGGCCGGGTTCGGCGGTGATGGCGAGCTCCTCGTAGGCGAGGGTGAGCTCGCCGACGACGGGGTGGCGGAACCTCTTGGTGCCGGTGCCGTGGGTACGGACATCGTGGTCGGCCCAGAGTCGCCTGAACGTCTCGCTGCGGGTGGAGAGCTCGCCGACGAGGTCTTGCAGACCGCGGTCGTGCGGATCACGTCCGGCCTCGGCTCGCATGACGCCGACGCACATCTCGGCGAACAGATCCCAATCCGGGTAGAAGTCGCGCGAGGCAGGATCGAGGAACTGGAACCGGGCCAGGTTCGGCGTGCGACCACCATCGCCGAGGACGGGCGAGTAGAACGCTCGGCCGAGGGCGTTGGTGGCGAGGAGGTTCTGGCGCGGGTCCCGGACGAACGCGACGCCGTCGGTGATGGCCTCCAACGCCCACTGCAGGCTCGGCCGGGAGGCGGCCTTGGCCGGGGCGCGGCGCCTGGCGCGGCCCGAGGTCGGGATGCCATCGGCGGTGCGGGCGAGGTCGAAGAGGTGGGCGCGTTCGGTGTCGTCGAGCTGCAGCGCCCTGGCGAGCGCTTCCAGGACGCCGGATGAAGCGCCGGCGATCTGGCCCCGCTCGAGGCGGGCGTAGTACTCGACGCTGAGACCTGCGAGGGTCGCGACCTCACTGCGCCGCAGTCCCGGGACTCGTCGGCTCCCGGTGGTCGGAAGCCCGGCCCGGTCCGGGGTGATGCGGGCGCGGCGGGTGCTGAGGAACTCACGCACCTCCCGGCGAACGCCATGGCGGTTGTCCACGCCCTCGACGGTAGGCCGCAGCGAGCCGCGATCCGAGCGGCGAAGGGTTCCCTGTCAGTGCACCCATCGACAGTGGCTTCCTCCCACTGTCGGTGGCGCGTTCACTCGATGCGGCGGGGACGACCGCCCCGCGGACGAGTACTACGAACAGGAGCGCACCCAATGCGTCAGGTCGTCATGCACGGACCCGGTGACGTCCGGGTCGAGGACCGCGAGGACCCGAAGATCATCGAGCCGACAGACGCGATCATCCGCCTGTCGGCGACCTGCATCTGCGGCAGCGACCTGTGGCCCTACCGGGGCGCCGAGCCGGTCGAGGACCAGGTCATGGGACACGAGTACGTCGGCGTGGTCGAGGATGTCGGCTCCGAGGTCCGCAACATCAAGGTCGGCGACTTCGTCGTCGGATCCTTCTGGGCCTCCGACAACAGCTGCGAGATCTGCCAGGCCGGGTACCAGGCCTACTGCGTGCACCGGGTGCTGATGGGGACCATCGGCACCCAGTCGGAGCTGGCCCGCATCCCGCTCGCCGACGGCACCCTCGTCGCCACCCCGGGCATGCCCGAACCCGATCTCATCCCCTCCCTGATGGCGGCCTCCGACGTGCTCGGCACCGGTTGGTTCGCCGCCGAGGCCGCTGAGGCCGGCCCCGGCAAGACCGTCGCGGTCGTCGGTGACGGCGCCGTCGGACTCCTCGGCGTCCTCGCCGCGAAGCAGCTCGGCGCCGAGCGCATCATCGCGTTCAGCCGCCACGCAGACCGCCAGGCGCTGGCCCGCGAGTTCGGCGCCACCGACATCGTCGAGGAGCGCGGCGACGACGGCGTCGCCAGGGTCAAGGAGCTCACCGGCGGGCTCGGCGCCCACTCGGTCATCGAGGCCGTCGGCACCCAAGAGGCCATGATGCAGGCGATCCGCTCCACCCGGCCGGGCGGGCACGTCGGCTTCGTCGGCGTCTCCCACGACGTCGCGATCCCCGGCGACGACCTGTTCATGGCCGGTGTCCACATCCACGGCGGCCCCGCCCCCGTCCGGCAGTACCTGCCCGGGCTGGTCCAGCTCATCTGGGACCGCAAGATCGACCCCGGCAAGGTCTTCGACCTCACCCTCCCGCTGGACGAGGCGGCGAAGGGCTACCGAGCGATGGACCAGCGCACCGCCACGAAGGTGCTGCTCACCCCCTGACGTCCGGAGAGCGATGCCCTCGATACCCGTGTCCCGCTCGCTTCTCGCCACGGCATTGTCCGCACTCCTCGGCCTCGCCGGCGCCGGGTGCGACGACACCGGGACCGACGCCGGCCGGGCCCCGACAGGTGCGTCCTCGACGACCGGCCCCACCGATCCGCACGACCCGACGCCGACCTCCGAGAGCCCGCAGGACGATCGCTTGAGAATCGACATCACCATCGGTGAGCAGCGCTTCCACGCCACGCTCTCCGACAGCGCCGCGGCCAGGGATCTGGTCGCCCAACTACCCGTGACCGTCGACATGACCGACCACGGCGGGGTCGAGAAGACCGGAGCCCTGCCGTCACCGCTCTCCCTGGACGGTCAACCCGAGGGCGCCGACCCCGACGTCGGAGATCTCGGCTACTACGCCCCCGGCAACGACCTGGTCCTGTACTACGGCGACCAGGCCTACTACCCCGGCATCGTGATCCTGGGCCGACTCGACGAGACCGCCGCGCAGCAGATCTCCGCCATGAACGGCTCTGTCACGGCGACCATCGAGGCGTCCGGTGAATGACCGGCGCGGCGGGCGACGCGGACCGGGAGCGCCCGCTGCGCCCAGTGACAACGTGCCCGCTCCGGAGCTGCAGGACTTCCTCGACCACGTGAACCGCGGCGCGCTGATCGAAGGCGGCTCGAAGCACCACCTGTTCATGCACGGCGCAGCGCAGGACGCGCTGCGGATCGTCGCCCAGATCAACACCGGATACCGCACGCCCGAGGAAGTGCGGGAGCTGCTCGCCGACCTGACCGGCAAGCCGGTCGACGACTCGGTCGCCGTGTTCCCGCCGTTCTACAGCGAGTTCGGTAAGAACCTGACCCTCGGCAAGGACGTCTTCATCAACGTCGGATGTCGCTTCCAGGACACCGGGGGCATCACGATCGGGGACGGCTCCCTCATCGGCCACGGCAGCACCCTGACGACCCTCAACCACGGCATCGACCCCGACCGGCGGGACGACACGATCCCATCGCCGGTGACGATCGGTCGCAAGGTGTGGCTCGGCGCAGGAGTGACGATCGTCCCCGGCGTGACGATCGGCGACGGCGCGATCGTCGGCGCTGGCTCGGTCGTGACCAGAGACGTACCGGCCAACGCGATCGTCGGAGGCGTTCCGGCCAAGCTCATCCGGGCGACGGGCTTCGACGCCTCTCCGAGCTGAGCCCGCGCTTCTGCTGCGCCGGCACAGGCAGGCCATCCCCAGGGCAACTCGGTCCGCAGTAGGTCGGCGATCGACCAGCCGCCCGGGAGGAGGCCCGAAGTATTGAGTCCGGCTGCGCCGTCTCGGCATGACCCCGTTCGCCCGCCCTCGCCCATGCAGACCTTGATCGACCCGTTGGTCGGCCATGTGCACTGCAGACCTCTGCTACCGTGGCTCGAGGCTTTCGTGATGAAAGTTGGTGACCGCGCCATGCTGGGCCGTCTCTACGAAACCGAGGACTGCTCGGTCGCACGGGCCCTCGAACTCGTCGGCGAACGATGGACACTGCTCATCCTGCGTGAGGCGATGTTCGCCGACAGCACCCGTTTCTCGCAGTTCCAGGCCAGTCTGGCGATCGCACCCAACATCCTCACGAAGCGGCTGTCCGCGCTCGTGGAGGCAGGAATCCTCCACGTCCCGCCGGGCTCACACGAGTACGTGTTGACCGCCATGGGCATGACGCTCAAGCCGGTCGTCGTAGCCCTCGCGCGGTGGAGCGACAGGTGGATCGGTGCGGGCCCGGTCCGCTTCGTGCACGACACCTGCGACACCGAGGTCGAACACCGCTTCTGGTGCGGCGGGTGTCAAGGCGAGGCTCAACCGGGCGACGTGCAGGTCCGGCTCCGCAGCGCCGAGGAACGCGAAGCCCTCGACGCCGCGCGCCTGTCGTGAGTGACTGAGGACACCGGGAAGGCGAGCCGGGCGACCGCCGCCGGAGCGCCGGTGGGGACCCGTACCGCTATCCCCGCAGTTCCTGGACGCTGCTCTTCAGCTGGTCCAGCGCCGCCCGGTAGAAGCGAGGCCCGTAGGACACCCGCGCCACACCGAGCTCCCGGAGCGTGGCCAGGTCCAGTGAGCCACCGGAGTTGCCGTTCACCGGGCCGGGAAGCTCGGCGACGAGGGTGGCGACGGTGTCCTTGTCGCCCACGGCGATCGGGTACAGGCAGTCGGCGCCCGCATCCCGGTAGAGCCGGCCCCGCCGGACCGCTTCTGCGAGCCGATCGGACTCGGGGATTCCGCTGGTGGGCAGGAAGGCGTCCACCCGGGCGTTGATGACGATCGGGACCCCGGCGTCATCGGCAGCGGACCGGACCGCTGCAAGCCAGTCGGCCTGGGCGCCGGCCTCGACGAGGCCGCCGGCCCGGTTGTCGGTGTCCTCCAAGTTGCAGCCGACCGCTCCGATGTCCAGCAGCCGGTCCACCAGTTCCCGTGGTTGCATGCCGTATCCGGCCTCGGCGTCGACGGTGACCGGCACCGACACGGCTCGTGCCACCCGGCCGGCCGCGGCGAACATCTCCTGCCACGGCGCACCCTCCCCGTCGGGATACCCCAGCATGGCGGCGATCGCGTTGCTCGCCGTGGCCACCACGGGGAATCCTGCTTCGGCCACGATCTCCGCGCTCGCCGCGTCCCAGACGTTGGGCAGCACGAGCATCTCCCCGCTGTGCAGCTCCCGCAGCTTCTCGGCACGCGCCTTCAGATCGGCCTGATCAACGGTCATCGAATCCTCCAAGTCGTTCGCCGAAGTGGTCACGACTCAGCCCGCCCACCACGTCGGCCCCTTGCCCTCACGCGATCCCTCCACAACGTATAGACACCGCACACTGCCGAAACTGGTCGCCGCACCCGTCCTCCGAACCGGTCAGGCGGGCTCGTGAGTCGGTGACGCCTCCCCTGCCGGCTCGGGCGCTCCCTCGACCACCGGCGGCTTCAGGAAACTGGTGGCCCATGCCACCGGAACCGAGATCACGGCGATGACCAGGCCGGCGATCACGACGGATGAGGCGGTCGTCGTGCTGTCGATCGCCATACCGCCTGCGACCGAGCCGAACGCGATGCCGACGTTCGCAGCCGACGGAGGCAGCGAGGACGCCAGCGCACCACCGGGACCGGCCAGGCTCACCACCCGGTACTGCAGCGATGGCACCATGCCCAAGGCGAAGGAGCCCCACGCCAGCATCACCAG
This window harbors:
- a CDS encoding (R)-mandelonitrile lyase, coding for MQITRSSVDTAKGAADWFTGDVYIDAVAAAPPPSRVTANLVHFMPGARTHWHRHPLGQTVFVTEGVGLCQRRGGPVEVIRPGDRVLFEADEEHWHGAAPNRLMVHLAINEGDDQHDVVHWLQPVTDEEYTAAPPLTV
- a CDS encoding helix-turn-helix transcriptional regulator, with the protein product MDNRHGVRREVREFLSTRRARITPDRAGLPTTGSRRVPGLRRSEVATLAGLSVEYYARLERGQIAGASSGVLEALARALQLDDTERAHLFDLARTADGIPTSGRARRRAPAKAASRPSLQWALEAITDGVAFVRDPRQNLLATNALGRAFYSPVLGDGGRTPNLARFQFLDPASRDFYPDWDLFAEMCVGVMRAEAGRDPHDRGLQDLVGELSTRSETFRRLWADHDVRTHGTGTKRFRHPVVGELTLAYEELAITAEPGLVLLVYTAEPGCPSAERLGLLASWAAPAETATTPESITQNDD
- a CDS encoding zinc-dependent alcohol dehydrogenase family protein, with protein sequence MRQVVMHGPGDVRVEDREDPKIIEPTDAIIRLSATCICGSDLWPYRGAEPVEDQVMGHEYVGVVEDVGSEVRNIKVGDFVVGSFWASDNSCEICQAGYQAYCVHRVLMGTIGTQSELARIPLADGTLVATPGMPEPDLIPSLMAASDVLGTGWFAAEAAEAGPGKTVAVVGDGAVGLLGVLAAKQLGAERIIAFSRHADRQALAREFGATDIVEERGDDGVARVKELTGGLGAHSVIEAVGTQEAMMQAIRSTRPGGHVGFVGVSHDVAIPGDDLFMAGVHIHGGPAPVRQYLPGLVQLIWDRKIDPGKVFDLTLPLDEAAKGYRAMDQRTATKVLLTP
- a CDS encoding cyclophilin-like fold protein — its product is MRIDITIGEQRFHATLSDSAAARDLVAQLPVTVDMTDHGGVEKTGALPSPLSLDGQPEGADPDVGDLGYYAPGNDLVLYYGDQAYYPGIVILGRLDETAAQQISAMNGSVTATIEASGE
- a CDS encoding sugar O-acetyltransferase; amino-acid sequence: MPAPELQDFLDHVNRGALIEGGSKHHLFMHGAAQDALRIVAQINTGYRTPEEVRELLADLTGKPVDDSVAVFPPFYSEFGKNLTLGKDVFINVGCRFQDTGGITIGDGSLIGHGSTLTTLNHGIDPDRRDDTIPSPVTIGRKVWLGAGVTIVPGVTIGDGAIVGAGSVVTRDVPANAIVGGVPAKLIRATGFDASPS
- a CDS encoding winged helix-turn-helix transcriptional regulator — translated: MQTLIDPLVGHVHCRPLLPWLEAFVMKVGDRAMLGRLYETEDCSVARALELVGERWTLLILREAMFADSTRFSQFQASLAIAPNILTKRLSALVEAGILHVPPGSHEYVLTAMGMTLKPVVVALARWSDRWIGAGPVRFVHDTCDTEVEHRFWCGGCQGEAQPGDVQVRLRSAEEREALDAARLS
- a CDS encoding isocitrate lyase/PEP mutase family protein: MTVDQADLKARAEKLRELHSGEMLVLPNVWDAASAEIVAEAGFPVVATASNAIAAMLGYPDGEGAPWQEMFAAAGRVARAVSVPVTVDAEAGYGMQPRELVDRLLDIGAVGCNLEDTDNRAGGLVEAGAQADWLAAVRSAADDAGVPIVINARVDAFLPTSGIPESDRLAEAVRRGRLYRDAGADCLYPIAVGDKDTVATLVAELPGPVNGNSGGSLDLATLRELGVARVSYGPRFYRAALDQLKSSVQELRG